The following is a genomic window from Oryzias latipes chromosome 12, ASM223467v1.
ataataataatggtaataataataattacttTTCCAATGAATTAAGCGAGTTTAGTTCACTTCGGGCGCATTAAGGACAAAACGAGAAGCAAATTGACAATTTTCTGAGCTTGATTTGAAGGAAAAAGTTGCTCCAGCTTACAGCAGAATTGAAGAGCGGAGTTGGGTGATGATAACTCACCGAGCCGAGCATCCAGGAGGTCGGCGTGAGAGAGCATTGCGCACCGCTCCAGGGCGAAACGCTATTCTCCCTCCCCAgtaccaaataaataaataaaaaaaatctctacgACTTTAACCTATTTAAGGAATATATATCGCGTAAATGAAAGCAAATTCGGTTTGTGGTTAAAAAGGGAGCTTGGTTGCATTATAATGTAGTTTAGAGGAACGGGGAGGCGCTTAACGGCAGAGTGAAGCCACGAGCTCCTGCAAAGGAggaccaatcagagctgctgccggagctcctctcttcctcctcctccctctcctcctcttcctttccCCCCCATTCTCTCACATCCCACAAGTTCATTCCTCCTCATTCTTGTAATTGGCTTTGATTTCTCCTCCAAATTACGCCCAATAAAATATACTGATTTAATACAGAGCCGCAAAACGACACAATATTTGTTTAATTGCGCGCAGCCGCGGCTCTTGTTGGCATAGCAGGAGGGATGAAGAGGAAACACGTGGCCTCTGATTTCCGTGTAAAAGCAAACTTTATTCACCCCGATTATTCTTGGTTCCTCCAGTTCATCAGAGCCTCTGCGTAAAAGGGCgcaaaaaggaggaagaggagtctgGAAACGAGTCCATATCAGAGGAAGGCCGCGTCATCTGCACGTGCACAAATCTGACTAACATTTTTGGATAAATGAACCAAAACCTGCTGGCTgatacaattatttaaaaaccaaaaaatcaaGGGGGTTTAAAAATGAGCTTGATGTCTGGAGCTTTTCAGACTGCAGGTTTATTTCTGGGCCACAAAGGAGGCGTCCGAGCGTAACGCCGCGCAGTTTTTTTGCCTTCACGCGCCTGCAATCTGGTGGCACGAGTGGCGCGCGTGGAGGGACATAGCTGGTTGGATTACAAAGATTTGCGCACTTTTTCATCAGACACAGTGGATCTATTGGAGCCGGATCAGAACTGGACCTAAAATGTGGATCTAGAACTTAATGCGTAAAAATAAAGTTCTTCTACTGTCCCGAATAACGCGTAAGATCCGAGAGTTATTGTTTTTTGCACAGCCGTCAGGGGCGTGACACTCATCACTCTTCCCGTTTATCGCTGCACAAACACGCGTGGATGAGGACACATTTATCTCAAACCACGACACGCAGACACCGGCAGATCTCAGCGTGTTTTTCCGGCGCCCAAAAATTCCGccttttggggttttatttgatgGTTTCCTAAAGTGTCGCGAGTTCCCCGACGAATCAAccgtttttttaataaaaccatgaaaaatgtatcaagtttatttttaagatttattttaaaataagactaaaattaaagattgatttgttttgattgtaaaacaaataattttcattttattttatttaaaatcaaacacGCAACAAatgtcaatacatttttttctaacacttTTCGGGGGAAAATAACTTCACCAGGGTTGGTTGCACGTGCACGGATCGAGCACTAAGAGGAAATTGTGCAAACATTAGCTTTTGTTTGTGCTGCGTTCAAGTACCAGTGAAATACTGGGAAATTTTGATGATCAGGTAAAACATTCTTTTGCATTCAGACCAGAAAATGTTCGcaattttaaagtttgaaaaaatctgTCTGCCAGAATTTGCTATATAAATgacatttaacacatttaagaacttgattaaaattatttgatTTACAAATTTTAATTTCTGCCGTAGTAAAATTGTAGAGTAACTCtaatttacaatattttatttttttacccacCATCAGAGCTGAGccaacattttgacaaaatatCGGCtttcttacatttcttttttcccctggcAGAAGTCAGAAACAGTTGTCAGTCCAAACTAATTTATGGTAAATAGTTTGATTGTCCCAGCTTTGTAGCTGCACGTGAATGCACTCATCTCAATCTCtgttctttaaattaaataattttaattttcctcCTTTATTCGCCCGTTTGTCAGCCGTTCTAAAACAAATGCTTCTCTGatttaactattttaataaaaagttgtAACACATTTGGgtcaaacaaatgtttatttttaaaacatgaccCCCAACGGAACTAACGAGGCTCAGATGACTGGAAAGAGTCGAACCTGTGACCTCCAGCATTCATTTGGCTCGTTCTTCCTGCTCCGCCTTCACATAAGAAATTCACTCGATTAGATTTTAgctgggagggaaaaaaaataaaacattaatcgATCTGCGGCAGCTCCCaggtgaacaaaaaaaagcagcagagaatGAAGCAACCTGGGTTCAAATGGGAGTCATTCCAACCTTATCTGGGAGGGAAACCTTTGCTTCTGACTGAAGTTTGGTTTTGAACACAGAGCTTTCACACAAACGCTGCTCTCAGCCCACAGTCGGCAAGAATCACCTGCACGGCGGCGGCGGAGCGCAGGTGCAACGCCCCGCCACTGCATCTCATGCCTCAATTAGCGGCTCTGCCCTCTGCACGGACTCCATTAGGACGTGATTTATCCGAAAGAAATATAATTATACCtccaaataaaataatcagCATTGAAGAGCGATTTCCTTAACGAGATGGAGCGGGGTGGATGTCACGGAGTAGCAGCGCCTCATTAGGGCGGTAATGACACTTTGGGGGTGATCCCGATAATTATCGAAATCTGTAAAATACGGATCAAGTCAAATGTAACCTTAATTTGTCTGGCAATTGAGTTCATTTATTAGTAGGACTATTTAGGCGGGACTCGGAGGCCTGGTGGAAGGTGGGCTTTGGATAACGGATGAGCCGGCGCTCCGTCACTCATGACCAGCGGCAGCATTTGTCATCAGACTGACAGGCTTCCCCAAAGAGCTCTCATCTTTATTGAAGGCATCAGGATCACAGCTGTAAACGGCAGCAGAGAAACACACTCAGCTGATGCATCAATTTGGGGACACGACGTGTCCTTACAAACGTTTAAAACTGGATTTTACCACCGTACATCGTTAGGaatcattgaaataaaaaacaaaacaaaaagaagtccAGGTTTTTTCAGTGTATAGTCAACATTTTTCACCGTGTTCTAGTGGTTTTCACAAAGCAGAAATAATTACAACAGAGCAGAAACGAAGAGTGAGCTGGGCTGGGCTTCACGGTTCCACCGGGAAAGGCCTTGACGAATGGAATGGACGTTGTAGGCGACAGAGTGGGAACGCGTCATTCGTCGAGCTTCACAGAGTCCAGCATCGTCCTGGCCTCTTTGTACTCCTCTGACTCCGCCAGATCCTCCTCTGCTTCCTGGAGACACACAGTTGGAGTTAGAGCCGCCGCCTGCAGCCGCACTGACGGACAAACGACCACACAAAACTTCATTTTAGCCGCAACGGAGGACGGCGTGGCCTCGATGGAGAGCATCTGAAATCCTGAGGTGGTCACCGTGGCAACAGCCCCGTTAATGAGCTGccacgagggggggggggggggtctcagaGAAGTTACAGTAGAGACCCGCAGGTTTTACTTGAGACGGGTTTTGGCTTCTTCTTGCCATAAAAAGAATTTATAATCTGATATGCTGTACGATGGGGAGGAAACACGTCACgggtcacacaaacacaaaccggattttattgatttttcccTGAAATTCTGGCCTTAATGTCAGAATTCTGATGTAAATGTCAGGATTTTGAAACATTCTgacattttaaaccttttaatttTATAATCACAGGAGTTTACAGTTATTATTCTGAGATTTACAGTAAAATACTTCGGTAAGAAAACAGAATCCGGGAAATGAGGTTTCATTCAAACATAGCAAtcaaaatatattatatttttaaattgtgttcaTCTCTAAATGTCAATTTATCTGAAGCACAAATGTAGTATTTGCTCAAATTCTTCACTTTTATGTcaaaattttagttttaaaacctTTAAGACGTGAATAAAGTTCTTCAATCTCAGACTTTAGATGCAATTTTGACCTTGAAATTCCTAAATAAACTAATTCTTCTGCCAAAATCTCAATTATAACTCAACGTTCATGTattaatacagaaaaaacaagtCTGGTACACAAACTGAGATTTATGTCAGAATTCTAACTCCAGGAACTTTTATTAATTTCATGATCATGGGCGATAAAAATCAAGACTTTGCATTTTATAACCTGAAATTAACGGTCCAACTCTGAGAAATTATggattaaaatgaatgaataaccgTCACTTTAGACTTCAggtaaaatcttaaaataaagtcaaaatctTGACCGGACTTGAATTATGGAGACTAAAGCCTCTAAACTTTTTATCCAAACCGATTTGTATAAAAACTGTTATCTGCCTACAAAACTGGTCCCAAACCCCTGGGCCACaggtaaacacacaaaaaaaaccatctggcaactgaaattatttttgctttgtttctcatttttttttgaaCGGGAagggagttttattttgaaaaactacccGGCTCTCTCCTCCACATCCGTCCATGACTCTTAAATACATCCTCTAGCTTCGTGAAGCGGCCGCTAAGTTAACAGCCTAAAAGGTAACAAAgtcaatacaaaacatttttggaaagtgTCTTTGGGGAGAAACAAGCCGGAGAAGTAACAAAAGACGAGCCTTCAACTTCAAAGAAAACTTAATTGCACTAAACATAAGTCTTGTTTTGAAATATGAATTAATTGCAACTTTGCTCCCACGTACCAAGCCGCTCTGCATTTGCAGCAACTGCCTTTTTAATGTTGCAAACACACAGCTGAAGACGTTGCATACATGATGCACTCACGTTTTTATCGTCATCGTTATCATATGTAGAAAAAAGAAGCTTGCTTTTATGACGgatgtattatttctattttgtgGTTTTATCCATCACAGCTTTAAAGTcggacgaggctgaagttggcgtctggtTTGTTGCTTCAATTTGCCGGACCgattaagggaaaaaaaaaaaaaatagacattttaatTGGTCCAACGCAAAACTTAGAAaccaaagaaagtttaaatatCATCTGGAGATTgggattaaataaaataaagttgctgATTTGTGTGAACTTGTCAAAAGCGCGTTTAAGAATTTTCCTAGAGCAAAACTAAACAAAGCAGGCgtctgttaaagacccactccgttGAAAACCatccttttggtgtttttaacttgcaaTGGAGGACAAACATATAATAATTTAAgatgaaaactgcatttctgagtatttctttatccaaatcggGAGCGGACGGAAaatatgctgtttgaaaaagattgtatttgtgatgcagCAACTAAAACGGGCCAAtgtctaaactgtacggctggatagatccgacattgctcgccatttttgctgtgCCACTAATGTTAGCATGGaattgtaaggggctgtaagctagcaggagagagtgcaaatgcagggatgatgggataccAGTGGAGGCTTACTTCACGCagaacagtcccgcccacaactcgattttacaaatcagaaacaactttaaCAAATACACAACTTTGTTtcatcaaatctttatcttctGCAAAATACCAACGGAGTATTAGGGTCACaattaaagcaaataaataaaataaattcatgaGAATAAAGCTgttaaattatgaaaaaaagttgtaaatttacgagaataatgttatgagaaaaaagtacaaattaaGTAGAatgaagttgtaaaattatgagaacaAAAGCACAATTTCAGAAGAATACAGTCATATTTGAGGAAAAAAGTCAATTAAAACAGTGATCCACAACCACCGggcgcggaccggtaccgggctGCGGGAAATTTTGGCACGGTGACgcatagaaagaaaaaataatttccattttattgtttttttttgaaacaacgttttattttgaaaagtgaccggattctctctgttacatccgtcacactaAAGCTCGTCAAAGTCGCGACACCAAACGTCACGTGATACATCCCgctaaaattaaacccaaacaaccaaaatgagcaaaacttCTTTATTGTTAATATTATTACTAAAGAGAAAATACCACCCCCGGTCCACGGTAAAAGTGTCTTGGATGCAActcaccccccccacacacactcacacacacaccggtccgcggtaaacgtgccttgcgttgtaccggtctgcggtgacaaaaaggttggggacaaCTGAATTAAAAGAGCCAATatattaccaaaataaaattatttcacaAAGACTTTTAGTGAAACAACATCGTTTAATTATACATCTAACGGTTGTTGGAGGCTTTTTCAACAAAACAAGGCCCTTTTGcttgtaaaattatgactttttcctcctaattttacagctttattctcataaaattaGAGAATAAGAGTTCTGTCAACACTATCCTAAGAGCTTAGAtgctttctttttaatatattaattttattctCCCTGACAAGAATcctatttttacctttttttttttttttaaaggaagactGGAACTTACGAGCAGCTGAAGCAGGTCTGCGTGTGCGATGGCCAGACGGCGGTGACAGTCTGGAATCATCATTTTGCACTCCTGCAGAACCTCCATCTGAAATCACATCAGCCTCATAAGAAccagaaaagtgtttttccaAACCTCGTTACCAGCTTTTATTAAAAGGAAACATCTGGAGGAACACAGACGTGGCACCAACGCCGGCCGGGGAGTCCCTCACGCTCTCCGGTTAGCGTCTCCACGAGCCGGCACTATGAAAAATGTTATTGAGTTATCGATCGGGCGGCGGGGGACCGCCTGCACACCTGGATGAATGAAGGAACCTTGGACTTGCCCAGCCGTGGCTAATGTGGAATTCCCCCCACCGGCCCCCTGAAGAGCATAGAGGAGTAGGCTAACACCGTCAGACAGTCTCTCCTGACAGATGCTTCCTCTGAAGCATCACACAGTTACACATCCTCGCCGCCGGCTTGCAGAAAACTTTGACACACTCATCTGCTGAAGCTGAGGGGAGCGGAGGTGCATGGCGAGGCGGGGAAGGGGGGGTCAGGGTGCCCTCCCAGCACGCTGGAATGATCCCATCAGTGCGGGATTATGACGACACTTAGAACCTATTGATTCCATTAAGCTATAAAGCTCCCACCCATCCTTCCTCAGACCCCTCATCTTCAAGCATAATCCATCTGGCCCACTAATCTAAACATTTAATACCAGTGGAGCGGCTGCAGCAacacaaccgccgcccgggaaATGAGCAAACGCCACAAACGCTGAACTGTTCGTCTGCCGTTTGTGTGAACGGTAACACCACACAACACCGGCTACGCCGCCGCCTGCACGTTGGCGAGTACGGTTTGGGTTTTATGATGCAGAGCACACTTAAAAAGCTGAGTTTAGTCTGTAACATTCACCACAGAAACATTGTAAAGTCACGTTCATGTCGCCCGTggcaacttccaatgaaaagtctatgcaaactGTTTTCAGGGGTGTGCAGACGTGGGTCATTTGGGGTATCATTTAGGTCATGTTGACTTAGCACACGTTGCAAATTCCCCTTATACTGTGCAGTCCCACTTTGTACGTAGCCACTCCTTGGTTGCCTGGGCGATGTGTTCGGGATCAATGTCATGCTGGAGGATCCAGCCACGTTTCAGCGTCCATGGTCTTCCCGATGGACGGTTTCTGTCCGAAATGTCACAACACGTGGCCCCAATTAATCCTTCCCTTGAGCCGGATCAAACGTGCTGCGTCCGTTGAAGCACAGCAGCCCGAtatcatgatgtttccacccccgtgcttcacactgggtgttcttgggatgcaactcagcattcctcctcctccaaacaTGGCCAGTGGCGTTTCTACCAAAGATTTCCATTTTGGTCTCCTCTGAAAACGTGACTTTCTCCCAATCCCCCTCTGGATCATTCCCACGGTCTCTGGGGAACTTTAGGCGGATCTAGAGATGTGTGTTGGCTGAAGCAGGGGTACCTTTTGAGCTCTAAAATGATCTGAATTCTTGACAATGTCTCCCCTCTAGATCTCTTGATCATTTGAACCGCACCAGAGGTTGTCAGT
Proteins encoded in this region:
- the tbca gene encoding tubulin-specific chaperone A → MTDPRIRQIKIKTGVVKRLAKEKVSYISEEKQQQAKIERMKAEDGDVYVIKKQMEVLQECKMMIPDCHRRLAIAHADLLQLLEAEEDLAESEEYKEARTMLDSVKLDE